The following are encoded together in the Streptomyces sp. NBC_00341 genome:
- the fdhD gene encoding formate dehydrogenase accessory sulfurtransferase FdhD, giving the protein MGRVTERRRTIRIRDGAVSTRPDTLVAEEPLEIRLNGKPLAITMRTPGDDFALAAGFLVSEGVIGEGHEVQSIVYCAGATADGVNTYNVVDVRLAPGVVVPDITLERNVYTTSSCGLCGKASLDAVRTTTRHPVADTPPLRVEPALLSALPDLLRASQQVFDRTGGLHAAALFSETGELMDIREDVGRHNAVDKLVGRALTDHRLPLSRSILLVSGRASFELAQKAVMAGIPMLAAVSAPSSLAVDLAAETGLTLVGFLRGPSMNVYAGEHRIALEADTEAGRG; this is encoded by the coding sequence ATGGGACGGGTCACCGAGCGCCGCCGCACCATCCGTATCCGGGACGGGGCCGTGTCCACCCGCCCCGACACGCTCGTCGCGGAGGAACCGCTGGAGATCCGGCTGAACGGCAAGCCGCTCGCCATCACGATGCGCACCCCGGGCGACGACTTCGCGCTGGCGGCGGGCTTCCTGGTGAGCGAGGGCGTGATCGGTGAGGGCCACGAGGTGCAGTCGATCGTGTACTGCGCCGGGGCGACGGCCGACGGGGTCAACACGTACAACGTGGTGGACGTGCGGCTCGCGCCCGGTGTCGTGGTCCCGGACATCACGCTGGAGCGCAACGTCTACACGACGTCGTCCTGCGGGCTGTGCGGGAAGGCCAGTCTGGACGCGGTCCGCACCACGACCCGGCACCCCGTCGCCGACACTCCCCCGCTCCGGGTGGAGCCCGCGCTGCTGTCCGCCCTCCCCGACCTGCTGCGCGCCTCGCAGCAGGTGTTCGACCGGACCGGGGGCCTGCACGCGGCGGCGCTGTTCTCCGAGACGGGCGAGCTGATGGACATACGGGAGGACGTGGGGCGGCACAACGCGGTCGACAAGCTGGTCGGGCGAGCCCTCACCGACCACCGGCTGCCGCTGTCCCGGTCGATCCTGCTGGTCTCCGGCCGGGCCTCGTTCGAGCTGGCGCAGAAGGCGGTGATGGCCGGCATCCCGATGCTGGCGGCCGTCTCCGCGCCGTCCTCCCTCGCCGTCGACCTGGCGGCGGAGACCGGTCTGACCCTGGTCGGCTTCCTGCGGGGGCCTTCCATGAACGTGTACGCGGGTGAGCACCGCATCGCCCTGGAGGCGGATACCGAGGCCGGCCGGGGCTGA